The sequence AAACATCACGTAAACCTTTTAAAATCTCTTTAGTATCTTCTAGACTTGGTTCTTCTACTAATACAGATTGGAATCTTCTCTCTAAAGCAGTATCTTTTTCTATATGTTTTCTATATTCATTCAGGGTAGTAGCTCCTACTGTCTGTAATTCTCCTCTAGCCAGAGCTGGTTTCAATATATTTGCAGCATCAATTGCCCCTTCTGCTCCTCCAGCTCCTACTAGTGTATGTATCTCATCAATAAAAATAATTATATTTCCTGACTCTTTTATTTCATTCATTACAGCTTTTAATCTCTTTTCAAATTCTCCTCTATATTTAGAACCCGCCAATAGTGAACTTAAATCTAAAGATATAAGTCTTTTGTTCATCAATGGTTCTGGAACTTCACCATCTACTATTCTTTGAGCTAAACCTTCTACAATAGCGGTTTTACCAACACCTGGTTCTCCAATTAAACATGGATTATTTTTTTTACGTCGACTTAAGACCTGAATTACTCTTTCAATCTCCTTATCCCTTCCAATAACAGGGTCTAATTGATCTTCATGAGCTAATAAAGTTAAGTCAGTACTAAATTGATCTAAATTTCTAGTATTTCTATTTTGAGGATTATATTTAGAATCATTAATTGTTTTAGCTCCCCCCAATAGTTTAACAACTTCAGATTTAACCTTATTAAATTCTGCTCCTTCTTCTTTTAAAACTCTTGCAGCAATCCCTTCTCCCTCTCTTAATAATCCTAACAGCAAGTGTTCTGTTCCCACATAGTTATGGCCTAATCTTCTTGCTTCTTCTAGAGCTAGATTTAAAACTTTCTTAGTTCTAGGGGTAAAAGCTAAATTATCACTGGTTATCTTTTCTTTCCCTTTACCAATTATCTGTAGAACTTTCTTTCTTAATTGTTCTAAACTAAAACCACTTTGTAATAGAGCTTTTGCGGCTATTCCTTCTCCTTCTCTAATCAATCCTAATAATAAATGTTCTGTTCCTACATAATTATGATTAAATCCTCTTGCTTCTTCTTGAGAAAGAGCTATTACCTTTCTAGCTCTTTCTGTAAATTTACTAAAAATCATCTTTACCCTCCTCACTAAATCTTTCTCTTATTAATTCTGCTCTATATATATCTCTTTCTTCCAAAGTCATATCTTTATCCTTAATAGTCTCTAGAGTAGAAGGTCTAATAATTACCATCAATTGATTTAAAATAATTGGATCTACATTTTTTATTATACCCAAATCAATACCCAACCTTACATTTGAAATCAATTTCATTGCTTCTTGAATAGAAATTTTATATGCATACTTTAAAGTTCCATAAGCACGATATATTTGATCTTTTAAAAATAACTCCTTTTCTTTTAATAATATACTTCTAGCATTTCTTTCTTTATCAATAATTTGATGAGTTACTTCCAATAAATTTTGTATTATATCTTCTTCTAACCTACCTAAGGTCACTTGATTAGAAATTTGATATAAATTTCCTACAGTATCTGTGCCTTCACCATATAATCCTCTAACAGCTAATCCCAATTGGGAAATAGCAGTCATAATATTTTGTACCCGATTAATCATAGTCAAGGCTGGAAGATGAATCATAACAGAAGCTCTCAAACCTGTTCCTACATTAGTAGGACAAGATGTCAAATATCCATACTTTTCATCAAAAGCTATATCTATACAATTTTCTAAATAATCGTCTATCTGATCAGATAAATCCCAAGACTCTTGTAATTGAAGTCCTGGATAAAGCACCTGTAACCTCAAATGATCTTCTTCATTAATCATTAAACTAATAGTTTCATCATCTGATAAAGCTACAGCCTTATGGCGACCATCTTTAGCTAAATCAGGACTAATTAAATGTCTTTCAACTAACATTTTTTTCCTAGTTTTTGAAAAGTCATCTAATAATAATAACCTTAAATTAAATTTATTATTCTCTAACAATAAATTATTAATAATATTTAGTATTTCTTCTAAATCATTATTATTAGCTTGATTAGTAAAACAGATATTATCTAAATTTCTAGCTAACCTAATTCTACTACTAATAACTACATCTGATTCAGGACCTATTTTATTCATCCATCTACTCATAAAGTCCTCTTCTAACATACTTTCCCCCCTTATTCTCCAATTTTACCCTTTAATCTTTTTATTTCATCTCTAATTTCAGCTGCTTTTTCAAATTCTTCTTTTTCTACTGCTTGGTCAATTTGTTTCTTTAATTTTTCAATCTGTCTTATAATTTTAACCTTTTCCCCACTACGTTTTGGTATTTTTCCTGTATGTTCATTTGTACCATGGATTCTTTGTAATACTTTATCTATCTTTTCTTCAAAAGAGCTATAACATTTGTTACAGCCTAATCTACCCCTTTTAGTAAATTTATCATAACTTAAACCGCAAAAATCACAAGATATTTGTTTATCAGTAAAATTAATTTTATGTGGATGAAATTGATTATTTAATAAACCAGTAAGTAGATTATTAAAAGAAAAATCTAACCCTAAATCTAAATTATTGTTAATTTGAGCACATTCTTCACAAAGATATATTTCTTCTTTTTTTCCATTAACAATCTTACTTACATGTACTTTAGCATCAAGTTCTTGACAATT is a genomic window of Orenia marismortui DSM 5156 containing:
- a CDS encoding protein arginine kinase, whose protein sequence is MLEEDFMSRWMNKIGPESDVVISSRIRLARNLDNICFTNQANNNDLEEILNIINNLLLENNKFNLRLLLLDDFSKTRKKMLVERHLISPDLAKDGRHKAVALSDDETISLMINEEDHLRLQVLYPGLQLQESWDLSDQIDDYLENCIDIAFDEKYGYLTSCPTNVGTGLRASVMIHLPALTMINRVQNIMTAISQLGLAVRGLYGEGTDTVGNLYQISNQVTLGRLEEDIIQNLLEVTHQIIDKERNARSILLKEKELFLKDQIYRAYGTLKYAYKISIQEAMKLISNVRLGIDLGIIKNVDPIILNQLMVIIRPSTLETIKDKDMTLEERDIYRAELIRERFSEEGKDDF
- a CDS encoding UvrB/UvrC motif-containing protein gives rise to the protein MLCENCQELDAKVHVSKIVNGKKEEIYLCEECAQINNNLDLGLDFSFNNLLTGLLNNQFHPHKINFTDKQISCDFCGLSYDKFTKRGRLGCNKCYSSFEEKIDKVLQRIHGTNEHTGKIPKRSGEKVKIIRQIEKLKKQIDQAVEKEEFEKAAEIRDEIKRLKGKIGE